One Pseudomonadota bacterium genomic region harbors:
- the hisC gene encoding histidinol-phosphate transaminase — translation MSWSSLPDGSLESLPLPHLSRIQPYVPGKPLEELSRERGITHPIKLASNESPMGPSPKVIEAIERAARDCHRYPDGDAFKLRRALAGHHDVEPGEISFGNGSNELVDLLCRTFVSTYHHAVIPKPSFVAYDLSLRIGNVPTTAVALRDNHYWNLEAMRAAIRPKTRLCFIANPNNPTGTYVGHEELERFVCELPDHVIPVIDEAYVEFADAPDYKSALDMRGICPRLVVLRTFSKAYGLAGLRIGYAIVPRPFNEQINRVRMPFNVSSMAQAAALAALGDPEHVQQYVELNNHERGRLGAGLEELGLRVIPSQANFLCVELGRPAKPIYERLLDLGVIVRPLGAILPEALRISVGLPEENEQLLRTMSEALGDA, via the coding sequence GGTCATCGCTGCCCGACGGCAGTCTGGAGTCGCTGCCGCTGCCGCATCTCTCGCGCATACAACCCTACGTCCCGGGCAAGCCGCTCGAAGAGCTATCGCGTGAGCGAGGCATAACGCACCCGATCAAGCTGGCGTCCAACGAGAGCCCGATGGGACCCTCGCCCAAGGTAATCGAAGCCATCGAGCGGGCGGCGCGCGACTGCCATCGCTACCCCGATGGCGACGCCTTCAAGCTGCGTCGAGCCCTGGCCGGCCATCATGACGTGGAGCCCGGCGAGATCAGCTTTGGAAACGGATCCAACGAATTGGTGGACCTGCTGTGTCGGACCTTTGTCAGCACCTATCATCACGCGGTGATCCCCAAGCCCAGTTTCGTGGCCTACGACCTTTCCCTGCGAATAGGTAACGTGCCCACGACCGCAGTAGCGTTGCGCGACAACCACTACTGGAATCTCGAGGCGATGCGTGCGGCCATACGGCCCAAGACCCGGTTGTGCTTCATCGCCAACCCCAATAATCCGACCGGAACCTACGTGGGACACGAGGAGCTGGAGCGTTTCGTGTGCGAGCTGCCGGATCATGTGATTCCAGTGATCGACGAGGCGTACGTAGAGTTCGCTGATGCCCCGGACTACAAGAGCGCGCTGGACATGAGGGGGATTTGCCCCCGGCTTGTCGTCCTGCGCACGTTCTCCAAGGCGTACGGCCTCGCCGGCTTGAGGATCGGCTACGCCATCGTGCCCAGACCGTTCAACGAACAAATCAACAGGGTGCGCATGCCGTTCAATGTCAGCTCGATGGCGCAGGCTGCGGCGCTGGCGGCACTTGGGGACCCTGAGCACGTGCAGCAGTACGTGGAGCTCAACAACCACGAGCGGGGGCGTCTAGGCGCGGGCTTGGAGGAGCTCGGTTTGAGGGTGATTCCAAGCCAAGCCAATTTCCTCTGCGTCGAACTGGGCCGGCCGGCGAAGCCGATCTACGAACGGCTCTTGGACCTGGGCGTGATCGTGCGACCGCTGGGTGCGATCCTGCCCGAGGCCTTGCGCATCAGCGTTGGGCTGCCCGAGGAGAACGAGCAACTCTTGCGTACCATGTCCGAGGCTCTGGGCGATGCCTAG
- the cmk gene encoding (d)CMP kinase yields MRTDSADSAARQPVIAIDGPAGAGKSTVAMSLAARLGFTLLDTGALYRAVALAAREAGLSWDDAEGVGALAAKLDLGFSAGSGAEAPRIMLGGRDRSRDIRSPGISRGASDVSRHPSVRRALLRVQQSLGELGGLVAEGRDTGTVVFPRAEVKVFLTADVATRAHRRQRELESKGIEADPAHTRAEIETRDRQDSTRPIAPLVPADDAIVVDTTGRTVEEVVTELEALVAAKTLLRP; encoded by the coding sequence ATGCGCACGGACTCCGCTGACAGCGCAGCCCGGCAGCCGGTCATCGCCATCGATGGGCCCGCCGGTGCGGGCAAGAGCACGGTGGCCATGTCGTTGGCCGCTCGGCTGGGCTTCACCCTGCTGGACACGGGGGCGCTGTATCGCGCCGTCGCCCTTGCAGCACGTGAAGCCGGACTCTCTTGGGACGACGCCGAGGGCGTCGGGGCGCTCGCGGCCAAGCTCGATCTTGGTTTCAGCGCGGGTTCCGGTGCCGAGGCTCCGCGGATCATGCTCGGTGGTAGGGACCGCTCGCGGGATATCCGCAGTCCGGGAATCTCCCGCGGTGCGAGCGATGTCTCCAGGCATCCCAGCGTCCGCCGCGCCCTGCTGAGGGTGCAGCAAAGCCTCGGTGAGCTTGGGGGGCTTGTCGCGGAGGGTCGTGATACCGGAACCGTCGTGTTCCCACGTGCGGAGGTGAAGGTGTTTCTGACAGCCGACGTCGCCACGCGGGCTCACCGGCGCCAACGGGAGCTCGAGAGCAAGGGCATCGAAGCGGACCCGGCGCACACCCGCGCCGAAATAGAAACCCGCGACAGGCAGGATAGCACCCGGCCCATCGCGCCCCTGGTGCCGGCCGACGATGCGATCGTGGTAGATACAACTGGACGCACGGTGGAGGAGGTGGTGACCGAGCTCGAGGCGCTGGTGGCAGCGAAAACCTTGCTGCGGCCCTGA